The Fusarium falciforme chromosome 12, complete sequence DNA window CCGGACGACGGTGGCAGCGACGGCTAACGCACTGAAAGGATCCATATCTACAGGTCGTATCCCGATCCTATAAAGACTAAACGATAGTATCGCTGCGTTTCTGGTCGCTCTGCATAGCAAATGCTGTGTCTTGTCGTGTTGCTGGGCGATCGGGGGAGTGGGAAAGATTGTGGTGAGGACACTTTCGGGTGGAAGATGCAAATTGGTTTGGCAAACGAGAAACCCGGAAGGAAAGAGAGAGGATCACCTGACAGCCACAGTTGTCACCGCAGTGCCCTGTACTCCGCACTTGTTGGTTGAAGATCAGACTTCCCCGGTCGTAGTTACATTGAGGCCCCCTGCACAAAGTCAAGGCACCCCTGTATGTAGACGAGTTGCACGACGCCCTGGATGAGACAGATGTGGTGTTGTGGGCATTTCACAAGATCCTTGTGCTGGATGTGTTACGCTGCCGCCTGGAGGAAATATGACACGCAGCTATTCGACCTGATGGGGAGGTAACTGAAGAACAGAACTCGCTCACCAACCTGTGGTCGTGCCTAGAGGGCCACTTGAGCGAGAATTCATGGGAAAACATTTCATGTGATTCAATGCCGAGTTGTAACCGGTGATTAGAGAGGTCTGAAGCTATCGAGCACGAGGCAAACATGACACGTTGGCTACTTCAACACGACTTCCACAAAAAGACGTCTACGTTGTAAACTATCAGCGAGATGCCTCAATTTACATCAGCTAATGCGCACTCAATAACATGACCTCATGCCCGAGATTCTTAGATTGTATGAGCCCCCTGATAAATCACGCAGACTCAGCCCAGATCCTTGTGCTCGCTTGTGAGACTTCCAAGTATTGGCCTAcgggcatcatcaccagaggGCTTAATTTTACAACCCGAATTCATGTTTAGGTGCAATTAGAGATTGGTGGGCGGATGGTGGGAGTGACACGTTCAAGAAGGGACGGTGCATCAACATTGGGAATACGGCTAGGCCCTATGCCTCATGGTCAAGGTAAAGAGTGGAGAATCTTTGTGTAGTTAATAGTATGTGCATGATTCTTTTTCTCGTGTTTTTCCCTGGGCTGCATACGCCTACAGAGCTCCAGAGCTGCAGAAAGCCTGCGCTGATATGCCGTTGTCCCAGTTGACTAGTTTCACCCTATGACGATCCTACTCTATTGGCTTTCTCCTTGGAAACCACGTCTTCAAATGCCGCTACGACATCATGCTCGGCGATCCAGTACGGATCCATCCTGTCTCGTACTCTCTGGCGAAGTTGCTCATCTGTCTCGGCCTTTCCGTCCTCCAACTTGAGCTTTTTGCCTGCAACAGCCTTATGAACAGCACCTAAAAGCTTGTTCACCTGTGGCTTTCTTGTCGCTTCGTAAAGTGCAAAGATCTTTCCTATCTCTGCGAGTGAGGGCTTCTGGGCCGATGAAGGAGGCCAGACGTGGAGAAGTGCTAGAGACAGAGCGTGGGCATCGTTAATGGCGAGAGACCCTCCAGCGGCAAAAGCACCGCCGTGGCCATGTGCGGCATCCCCAACAAGTACCACCCGATTCTCGAATGACCAAGTTTCAAGAGGATCACCGGTGTAGTTGGGAAACTGCCTGATGTAGGGAGCCGCTTGAGTGAAGGCACGAATAGCAGGGTGCCAGTCCTAAGAAAGGGGGTTATCAACTTGGAGTTTTCTAAACTTGGTAATAAGCCACTTGCCTTGTATAACTCCCTGAACTTTTCAACATCGCCTACATCATCCCATTTGACGCCTTGTCCTGGTGCGTTGGGGTCGTTGGGGTCGGCGTGATATCCTCCTACGACAGTGAAAAGTCCCTTGCCTGGGAAGTTATTAGCAGAGATATACAGGAGCAAGTCAAAATACAGAAGAACCACCTAGCGGAGACTGGAAAAGATGTCGTCCATGGCCGATCTGTGCACCATGTATGAGCCAACAGTTCATTTAGCTCTAATATCCTGGAACTCACCCAGTGCGCAGCATCTTCAGGGTATTCAATACCGTCTAGCAAAGAGATGTCGTAGACGGCCCGGAGTGCCACCCATCCGGTCCAGCGAAGAGTATGCGACGGTACAAAAGTCTTGCGTACGCGCTGCGATCATGAGCACACTGGCCACAATTCATGGACGGATTGAGGACTTACAGAATGCACACCATCTGAGCCGATGCAAATGTCCGCTTTCGCAGTTGTGCCATCCTCAAACGATAGAGTTACGCCTCCTCAGCAGTTAGTCCTGATGTAAATCGTGTGTTCACTGGGAAATTCGCCAACCTTCATTCGCGTCTGCCTTGATGCCGGTCAACTTCTTTCCAAATTGGACAATCTCGCTTGGAAGATTCTCGTAGAGAGCCTTGTGAAGATGGGCTCTGTGATAGCGCGTAGTGAAGTgtctcttgtccttgacaTTGTGATGCTCGTCGTGATCGATAATCTCTCCGGTTTTCCAATGTCGATAGATCATTGGCCATCCAGACTTCTGTCGATACAGGATGTCGCCAATAAGAGCATTTTCAACTCCAAGCTTGTCCAAAGAGCTCAGACCGTTGGGTCCAAGTCCGATACTTGCGCCGATCTCCGTGAGTTCTGGCGCACGTTCGTACACCTGAACGTTGACTCCTGGATGCTTACGCAAGGCAATGGCAGTGATGAATCCGGCGATGCCACCCCCGGCAATTGCAATGTCGAGTTTGGGGGCCCCATTAGGTCTGGGGGGGACATCTGAGCTGGAGTTTGGCGCCTCTTGGCCCATGGTGGAATGTGTATACCTAGGTACGAGATGTTGGTGCAATAATCGTGGGATGCCCCTCTCTGACCAAGTGCTTGGCTCTCGATGACGATTTGAGACTCACAATAAGTAACACGAGATTTTAGTACAATGTCAAGTCCCAAGTCCTCCGAAATCGCGCACAACACCAAGCAattctcgtcgtcggagTCTCAACATGCCATGCAGTCGCAATACTCCGACAGCTCTAACCATAACAAGGCCTTGGAAAGTGACTAAATCCTGGGGTCGGCATACACGGCTTATTTCCGACCCAAGCGCACCATACCAATCCTCGGCTATAGTTTCGACGTTGATGGAATAGTGGTCCCTGATCGCGCAACTGGCGCATACTCGAGCATCATTTGATGCCACCGTAAGGATTACTAATGAGTATGCCTGCCGATCTGCATCCCGTCCCCGTTTAAAGCAACATTAGGCATCTTTCCTAGTCAAGAGGAAGCGCATATGCGGCGGGACTTTATCTCCAAGCTTAACGTTGTGTCGGGTACACGGCACAGGATCCATTGCGTGATAGATGCTACCTCACGCGTGCTAGGATATTGAGCCTTGACACCATCTGATTTGGCGAGGAGATGATTATATCCTCTGCAGGTGGAGTGGAATCTCTCAAACTGGAGATAACGAGCTCCGCAGGGCTTATTGCTACGTCGGACGTCCCCCGCTCAGATGCTCTCCCACCCGGTATGGGGTTATTCGCAGATACGCAGCTAATCCTATTCTCTACGGGCATTTGAGGTATGATGGGGAAGTATTCCGGTCTTTCACACACCCCCGTAGAAGGGTTTTTTATCTGACCACAGCTCCCTGCAAATCATCCGAATAGAGAGCAACCCTCTCCTTTTTCTTGCACCATCATACCGCTCTGTCCCCTGCAATGGGCTCTATACCGCAAGATGACACGGTCACTCCTTCAGGTGAAGCACCGACCTTTGGCCAAGGCACCCGCGTGGCTGTCATTGGCTCTGGAGTGAGCGGTATCTGTGCCGGTGCTCACTTACTCAGGCAGGGAGCCAACGTGGTCGTATTTGAGCGATCGGGAGTCTCATCTGGTGTCTGGAACTTTGATCCAAGGACAGACTCCAACAGTGTGGTATATCCCAGCAAGCCAGCGTCGCTAGGGGATTACGCGACGTCGGTCCCTGGCCAGTTTCTCCCACAGCAATCGAGCAAGCAGCACCATCCACTGAATACCTCTGATGGGGATGCCCTTGAGGTTACCTTTGCTCCTCCTGGACCGGCATACTCTGGGCTTAAGAACAATGTCCCGACCAGCTTGTTGTACAGCAACCTCAAGCCCTGGCCCAAGGGAACCCCCGAGAACGTGAGCCACTGGGAGATTGCCAAGTATCTCCATAACCTCAGCACCGAAAATGGGCTTGATGAGGTCACTCTCTATAATACCCGAGTCGAAAATGCTACAAAGTCACCAGACGGAAAAACATGGATTGTTCGAACCATCACTTTGCTGGCAAAGGACGGCTCACCGCGGATTGTTGAGAGAACATGGGAGTTTGATGCCATCGTCGTCTGCTCTGGCCACTACAACCTTCCTCGCATCCCTGATATTCCAGGGCTGAGCCAGTGGAAAGAGCTCTTCAAAGACAGAATCAGTCATACGAAGGAGTATCGCAATCCAAACCGCTTTCGAGACAAGAACGTCTTGGTCATCGGAGGCGGTACCTCGTCTCTCGATGTTTGTCGAGAGTTGAGCGACGTAACTACAGGCGTCTATCAAAGCACTCGAGGAGGTCAGTTTGATCATCCGACAGAGGTTCTGCCACATATCGTCAAGAGGGTTGGCGGTGTGACGGCGTTCACACTGGACTCTAACGCTATTCCCAAAGATGGTCTCGAGGAACAATCACCTATCCCGGGCCAGATTGTCTTGAAGGATGGGCAAACCCTCAAAGACATCCACCACGTCATTGTGGCTACGGGCTATCTCACCTCGTTCCCGTTCCTGCCCCAATATCACAATGACAATTTGGACCCGGATGACGCTAGTCCAGAAGTACTCGTCACATCAGAAGCAAACATGGTGCACAACTTGTACAGAGACATCTTTTATATCGAAGATCCGTCTCTAAGCTTTGTCGGAATTCCTTACTACGTTTCTACATTCTCTGTGTTTGACTTTCAAGCACAGGCAATCGCACGCGTTCTCACAGGCAAGACACGTTTGCCCAGTCGGCAAACCCTTCGAGGAGACTACAACAAGAGAATCAGCCTTCGAGGGAGAGGTCGCAACTTTCATAGTCTGGCAGAGGAGGGAGCTGAGCTTGCGTACATCAAAAACCTTGTGGACTCTGTTAATGAGGCTGCGACTAGTCAAGATGTTGAGCCAATGCAGGGCCACACGGAGGAATGGCTTGCAACTCATAGAGCATACAAGGAGAGGAGAAATTTGCTCCGGCAAGGCAAGATCAAGACGCTAATACCACTTGACGAGTTTCTGCGGCTGAAATTTTGAACGGCCAATAGCATTTAGTATGTACTTAGCTGGAAACTTAACTGATACGAGACTCTTGGGTTTTCTACAATGAACAAAAGTGCGCGGGCAGCAGAAGGTTAAGAAAAGaccactgtgttagcattgggatatgatgctatgatgtgttgactatgtgttctttattatagttgaagcccggcccttgatgggttaactgagccacaaGATCGAACAAAAGTGCCACGCAGGTTCACAATGTTGAATCATATCAGGTCTTACGCCTCGCCACTGCGCAGCTCTCCCACATCTTGAGCTAGTTAGACAAGATAACATTACTAGAAAGCTCGATGGCCAGCGATCTTGACGGAATTTGCGTGCGGAAATAACTCACTGCAAGTGATATATCGTCATCAACCCCCACCCATCCAAGTTGGAAAAGGGTAAAACTCCCCCGGATCGGAAGTGCTCCGACGCCAGTATGCAGGGTACTCAAACTAGTAGTATCCATGCTCCTTCGGATACAGGCTTCCTATAGCGTGCTCGAACCTCTGGCCGAGTTGGTTCAAGTTGCCCCCTTGTTGACCCATGTTTCATGAGCACGCACTCGGTCCTGGAGCTGATGCAATCAGATATCGCCTCGGGTGGATAAACCCCGACTAAACCTGACCATCCTTTggttttcctttttattggCACCTTGGCTGCGTCTTGTACTGGCTTATTGGCTTCTGTATCGGCTTGGGGAGATCACCTGCAACTCTTGTGCAAATGGCTACCGATATTATCCAGGCACACGATGCCTCGTCTCCATCAAGCTATGACCGCGACAGCAAGACGCCAGTTCAGACGGTACTTGAGGACAGCGGCTATGTCGACcccaaagaagagagagcgTTTGTTTGGAGACTTGATCTTGGGTTTTTGGTCATTGGGTTCCTGGGATACATGTTCAAGTACATTGACCAGACCAATATTGTGAGTGGCATCGAACTTGAGAAGCTCAGTGAAGACTAACACATTATAGAGCAATGCCTATGTGTCGGGCATGAAGGAGGATCTTTCCCTCTACGGCAACGAGCTCAACTTTTTTACCACTTATTTCAAGTGAGTTCGTGCATGACAGCTCATCAAACTCTGTTACTAACGGGGATAAGTATCGGTTACATCATAATGCTTTGGCCGTCTTGCATTATTATCTCGCATATTGGCCCTTCAAAGTGGCTGCCAGCCTGTGAGGTACGGAATAAGACACCAATCATGCCGTCGTCCATGGACTCTTCTAACATTCGAGCAGGTTATTTGGGGAATGTTGACATGCTGTCTATCGGTAGTCACCAACCACAATCAGGTTTGGATAATCTGTCAATCTACAAATTCCTTCAAACAACTAACCGTTTACCAGGTCTACGGCCTTCGGTTCCtcattggcttcttcgaggGAACTACCTGGCCTGCGTACTTCACCATGATCAGGTATGTTCACTTTCCTCTTCTGCAATTCGGCGTAACTAATCCTTTTCTAGCCAATGGTATCTCCCACACGAGGTAGCTCTACGGATGAGTCTATACAACATCGCTCAACCCGCTGGTGCCATGATCTCTGGTGCCATGCAGGGAGGGTTGTCAACCAACATGGAGGGCGTTCTAGGCCGTGCGGGATGGCGTTGGACCTTTATCATCAATGTGAGATAACATTATCATTAATGATTTCGTATTGACTAACTGATCTCTTAGGGAGTCTGCACAATTGCTGTGGCTCTGGTGGCCTTTTTCCTGCTCCCGGGATACGTAAGTGAAGTAGAAGCTTGGATTTGAGTCGGCACTGACAGCTCAATAGCCCGAGAGCCCAAATCGTCTTGCAAAGTTCTATCTTAAGCCTCGCCACATCGGTAAGCTCCCATATCTGAGACCCGTGGTGCGATGTTCTAACGTTTCCTAGAAATCGCCCTTGCCCGTGCTCGTCGAGTCAACCGAAAGCCTCAGATAGGCATTACCCCAAAGAGCTTTTTGCGATGCTTCACGTTCTGGCAACTGTGGGCGATCGGAAGTAAGCTCTCCATGCGCACTTTTCACTCCGTATCTAACAAATTTCAGTTGCGTGGCCCATTGGTGGCAATTTCACTCCATCCAACTACTACAACCTCTGGCTGAAGTCTCTCAAGAACCCTGATGGGACTAAGAAATAGTTAGTGCGCCTCTGAGAATCGTAAACTTAAAACTGACATGGCTTAAGTACCGTTGCGATGCTGAACTACCTGCCAATTATCGGACAAGCGGCCCAGCTGGCTGCTGAAGTCATTTATAGCAGTGCGAGCGATTACTTTGGCAAGCGTCTACCATTCTTGCTCGTACATTCTGTGAGTTAACATAGCTTAATCTTGAGGCGAAACTCGTCTAACCATGGCAGACTGTCAATATTACGTCCCTGGCTATTCTCATCGTTAGGCCCAAGAACGAACGACTGTACATGGCTGGCTGGTACATGAATTATACAGGAGCGTGAGTATCACCGTTGGTTGACCATTGAATCCTCTTTCCTAACGTGAGCCAGCGTGTCAATGATGCTGTTATGTTCCTGGGCCTCGGAGAACCTGCCCCACGAACCTCAAGTCCGAACAGTGCTCTTCGCATCTGGAACTCTGTTTGCTTACCTCCTCAGTGCTTTTGTGCCTCTTGCAGCTTATCCTGCATCCGAAGCACCCAACTGGCGCATTGGAGCCAAACTCTACGTCGGGTTTGCCACATTCGCCGTCTTCCTGTACATCGCCATTTACTTTGGCTTCAggtgggagaagaagcgagCCAAGAAGCAAGGGCAGCTGACCACTGGCACAAACAAGGATGATGCTGAGCCTGGGTCCGAGTAGACATGGTTTGGATGAAGCTTTGAACGGTGTATGGATTGTGGCTTACGGTGTCGATAAACTTTGTGGCCTGCATGCATGCGTCAAGGTAGCCAATCAAGCATCTAGGGTCGTCACCATTGCATTCACTTTGATGAATAATATTATCAAGAATCAAAGCACTTCTCGGTAACCTATGAACTCGTTGTCGTAGCAACTTCAAACAAAATCGTGCCCTACCAGCGATGAGACTCTATGCCATCCCCGTGACTGCACCCCATCTAAGGCTTGACCGGCTGCAAGTGCGGCTGAGCCAAGTCAGTGAAGAAACTGGCGCCAAGCACCTTGGTTGGCGTAGCAGCATCAGTGGCATTGCAGATCTTGGCAAAGTTTCCGTCCTTCCGGAGCCGCTTCTCCAGATATCCAACATACTTCTTCACAGAGCAAGACTTGCCCGGGCCGTCCTGACACGAGGGCACAGGGTATACAGCGTCGTTGATGCGAACTCGAATAAAGGTATCCTTCTTGTTGCTGGGCTTGTGAGGGTTTCCCTTGATTGGGCAGCTGAGCCGCTCAAAAGCAATGGTGCCTCGCATGGGTGAGATGTTGGAGCTGCGCCAGAGTCGATCCTTGGGGATGCGATCGAGAGGAAGAGCCTTTTGCTTGTCGAAGACGCCGGTTGCAACAGCGAGCTCGTTCAACTGGCCATCGTTGAGGAAGCTCATCAGTAGCTTGGGGAGCTTGAAGGGACGACCTTCAAAGTCAACGCCCTCGGCATCGGGACCAGCAACGAATCTCTGCACCAAAGCATTGAGGAAGGGAACCATCATCTTGGACGCCACGTTCGCCCCAGGACCCACGCCGTAGTAGTATCTCAAGTCCTGTTGATACTCGTACTGCTCAAGCTCCTTCTGAGTGAAGGTGTTGCAGAACGGCGACAGACGACCGGTAATCTGTGACTCGAAACCACAGATGTAAGGGAAGTCGTTCCAATGCGCGTCATCCAGCTGGAGATCTCCCTTGATGTACTGAGAAAGTCGTTTTTTGAAGGAGGGCAGCCAAGTAGCCCGCCACGCGGACTGCTGCTTGTCGCTGTCATCCTTGAACGCGGGACACATATCCGAAGGAGCGAGGGTGTCGCCGAGGTGGGCGGGCATACCCTTGCCAGTAACGGAAACGACTGTTCCCAGAGAGGAGTTGGTTCCAAGGAAACCGTGCACGAAGAGCCGGGCGGTCTGGAGAACGCGGGTGTAGTTATTGGCCCAGACGTAAAAGTTGTCGCCTTCTTGGTAGAGGTCGGGATATCTACACCTGTCAGCACAATACTGAGATCCCATGAGTCGGATACATACCTGATGCGCAGAGTGTACCCCATATCAAACAACTCCTTGTAGCCAGTCTTGCTGAGTTGGGCGATTTGCAGGTCGGGGTTGGTCAGGGGAGTGTCCCACGTGTGGAAGAATGCCAATGGTCCAGTAGCGGTGTATTTGGATTCTTTGAACTATGAATTGTCAGAGTGTGTGGTATATGCCGAAATTGGACGTACTCACACGACGAGCCATTTCAACCCACGAGCTGTGAGCGCCCGAATCTGGGTAACGGGATCCATGTCGGGATACGTAGGCAGCCTGGTCGACAATGCAGCCGTCGGGGATCTCGGAAGAGATGCCAGTAACATCAGGGCCTGTCAAATGTTAAGATTTTTGCGCAAATGATGATCAGATGCTACTTACCGATATGCCACGGCCCGTTAGCTCCAAGATGGGCCAGAGGGTCCTTTGCTCTCTCAGCATCGGGAAACAGCACAGGCTGAACTGGATCCAACAAGGTTCCAACATCAATGTACTGGGCCAAGCTGTTGGAGCTCAAGGCAACCAGGCCAAGGTGGTGGAGCTTCATGATGAATTGAGTCAAAAGACACTCAACAATTGACAAGACCGAGGTTGAGGAGTAAAAGAATTGCGCTGCCTGCTTCCACAACGCGAACAAATACAATGGCTACCATGATATATAACTACTTGTCTACTGGCAAGGAGCGGAAATGAAATGCCATGTTGAGCCCTCGTTCCCCGACGCCAAGCACTAAACAACCCTGAGGAACGTTTGTCGAACCATTGGGGAACCACTACCGAGTTGAGCGTTCGCGGTGAGAAAAAGAGGAGAAGTGATATCATACAACCACGTGCAAAAGCGCGATTGATCCATTCGACGAATGCTATAACCGGATAATCGACGGCATAGTCTTGACCCATGCCTCGGTCAAGGACTAGGTTACTGCATTTGGCAAGCGGGCCGCGATGGGTGTCCATGGTCACTATTCCATGCGTGATTCCCGTTAAGGATAAAGATGCTCGTATTCACAGGATATCGGGTCTTGGGCTCGGTAGAAATTCTGAATCCCGATAAATGAGGGGATTCACAATTAAGAGCGCCAGTGAGAAGTGAAGAATTGATTGAAGAATAAAACTAACACCAAAACCCCAACACCACCCCTGACCCATTCTTAATCAATTTCTAACCCAAACCCATCACATCAGTTGGTTCGACAATCTCATAGAGTATTTGGGTGATGAAAACCGAAAACGCCTTCCAAACGCCTTGCTTTCTTATACCTCTCAACCCGCCTCGCCCCTCAGGACCCTTAGGCTCCTCGGGCCATTGGGTATAGAATTGGCTTAGGGTCTTCAGACTTCTTAGGCTCTTC harbors:
- a CDS encoding 3-phytase, producing MKLHHLGLVALSSNSLAQYIDVGTLLDPVQPVLFPDAERAKDPLAHLGANGPWHIGPDVTGISSEIPDGCIVDQAAYVSRHGSRYPDSGAHSSWVEMARRFKESKYTATGPLAFFHTWDTPLTNPDLQIAQLSKTGYKELFDMGYTLRIRYPDLYQEGDNFYVWANNYTRVLQTARLFVHGFLGTNSSLGTVVSVTGKGMPAHLGDTLAPSDMCPAFKDDSDKQQSAWRATWLPSFKKRLSQYIKGDLQLDDAHWNDFPYICGFESQITGRLSPFCNTFTQKELEQYEYQQDLRYYYGVGPGANVASKMMVPFLNALVQRFVAGPDAEGVDFEGRPFKLPKLLMSFLNDGQLNELAVATGVFDKQKALPLDRIPKDRLWRSSNISPMRGTIAFERLSCPIKGNPHKPSNKKDTFIRVRINDAVYPVPSCQDGPGKSCSVKKYVGYLEKRLRKDGNFAKICNATDAATPTKVLGASFFTDLAQPHLQPVKP